The Halopseudomonas sabulinigri genome window below encodes:
- the ftsH gene encoding ATP-dependent zinc metalloprotease FtsH yields MAKNLILWLIIAAVLVTVMNNFSKTSEPDALNYTQFLELVKDRQVERVTVDGYIITGKERGGESFKTVRPAIQDNGLIGDLLENDVIIEGKQPEQQSIWTQLLIASFPILIIIAIFMFFMRQMQGGGGGRGGPMSFGKSKARMLSEDQVKTTFADVAGCDEAKEDVSELVEFLRDPGKFQRLGGHIPRGVLMVGQPGTGKTLLAKAVAGEAKVPFFTISGSDFVEMFVGVGASRVRDMFEQAKKHAPCIIFIDEIDAVGRHRGSGMGGGHDEREQTLNQLLVEMDGFEPNDGIIVVAATNRPDVLDPALLRPGRFDRQVVVGLPDIRGREQILKVHMRKVPMGDDVVPALIARGTPGFSGADLANLVNEASLFAARNNKRLVEMHEFEMAKDKIMMGAERKSMVMSDKEKLNTAYHESGHAIVGRLVPEHDPVYKVTIIPRGRALGVTMFLPEEDRYSLSKRALISQICSLFGGRIAEEMTLGFDGVTTGASNDIMRATQLAKNMVTKWGLSEKLGPLLYGEDEDQGYLGRSGGGGASGVSGETAKLIDEEVRSIIDECYATARRLLEENRDKLDMMAEALMKYETIDTQQIDDIMAGRPPREPKNWQGDDKSGPGAVITPDDAADSKSDQPPKDSGVIGGPAGEH; encoded by the coding sequence ATGGCGAAGAACCTCATCCTGTGGTTGATCATCGCGGCAGTGCTGGTCACGGTGATGAACAACTTCAGCAAAACCAGCGAGCCGGACGCGCTGAACTATACCCAGTTCCTGGAGCTGGTGAAGGATCGCCAGGTCGAGCGAGTCACTGTCGATGGTTACATCATCACCGGTAAGGAGCGTGGCGGCGAGTCCTTCAAGACGGTCCGTCCAGCGATTCAGGACAACGGCCTGATTGGCGACTTGCTGGAAAACGACGTGATTATCGAGGGCAAGCAACCAGAGCAGCAAAGCATCTGGACCCAGCTGCTGATCGCCAGTTTCCCGATTCTGATCATTATCGCCATCTTCATGTTCTTCATGCGTCAGATGCAGGGCGGCGGCGGTGGTCGCGGCGGCCCCATGAGCTTTGGCAAGAGCAAGGCCCGCATGCTGTCGGAAGATCAGGTTAAAACCACCTTTGCGGACGTGGCGGGCTGTGATGAAGCCAAGGAAGATGTCAGCGAATTGGTCGAGTTCTTGCGCGATCCGGGCAAGTTCCAGCGCTTGGGTGGTCATATCCCCCGCGGCGTTCTGATGGTCGGCCAGCCGGGTACGGGTAAGACCTTGTTGGCCAAGGCGGTTGCCGGAGAGGCCAAGGTGCCGTTCTTTACCATTTCGGGTTCCGATTTTGTTGAAATGTTTGTTGGTGTGGGTGCCTCCCGCGTACGCGACATGTTCGAGCAGGCCAAGAAGCACGCCCCTTGCATCATCTTTATTGACGAGATCGACGCTGTCGGCCGTCACCGTGGTTCCGGAATGGGTGGTGGTCATGACGAGCGCGAGCAGACGCTGAACCAGTTGCTGGTCGAGATGGATGGTTTTGAACCCAACGACGGCATCATTGTCGTCGCAGCAACCAACCGCCCAGATGTACTGGATCCGGCGTTGCTGCGCCCCGGCCGCTTTGACCGCCAGGTGGTGGTTGGTCTGCCTGATATTCGTGGTCGCGAGCAGATTCTCAAGGTGCATATGCGCAAGGTGCCTATGGGCGATGATGTTGTGCCTGCGCTGATCGCTCGTGGTACGCCCGGTTTCTCGGGTGCTGATCTAGCCAATCTGGTGAACGAGGCATCGCTGTTTGCTGCGCGCAACAACAAGCGCCTGGTCGAAATGCATGAATTTGAGATGGCGAAAGACAAGATCATGATGGGCGCAGAGCGCAAGTCCATGGTCATGTCTGACAAGGAAAAGTTGAATACGGCTTACCATGAGTCCGGTCATGCCATCGTGGGTCGCCTGGTGCCAGAGCACGATCCGGTTTACAAGGTAACCATTATCCCGCGCGGTCGCGCTCTAGGGGTCACCATGTTCCTGCCGGAAGAGGACCGCTACAGCCTCTCCAAGCGTGCGCTGATCAGCCAGATCTGCTCGCTGTTTGGTGGTCGTATCGCGGAGGAAATGACTCTGGGCTTTGATGGTGTCACCACGGGCGCCTCCAACGACATCATGCGCGCTACCCAGTTGGCCAAGAATATGGTGACCAAGTGGGGTCTGTCCGAGAAGCTTGGTCCGTTGCTGTACGGCGAAGATGAAGATCAAGGTTATCTGGGGCGTTCCGGTGGCGGCGGAGCATCCGGTGTGTCGGGTGAAACCGCAAAGCTGATTGACGAAGAGGTGCGCAGCATCATTGATGAGTGTTACGCCACCGCACGTCGCTTGCTTGAAGAGAATCGCGACAAGCTCGACATGATGGCTGAAGCGCTGATGAAGTACGAAACCATCGATACGCAACAGATCGACGACATCATGGCTGGTCGTCCGCCCCGCGAGCCGAAGAACTGGCAGGGCGACGACAAGTCCGGCCCCGGCGCGGTGATTACGCCGGACGATGCTGCCGACAGCAAATCCGATCAGCCGCCGAAAGACAGTGGCGTGATTGGTGGGCCTGCCGGGGAGCACTGA
- the folP gene encoding dihydropteroate synthase: MNAPLKSSRLPCGSRELDLSRAHVMGILNVTPDSFSDGGRFNSLDTALRHVEGMLQAGATLIDVGGESTRPGALAVSGEEELQRVVPVVEAIAARFDVVISVDTSTPAVMTQSAAVGAGMINDVRSLEREGALQAAAATGLPVCLMHRQGEPENMQDAPTYASVLDEVNAYLTARVTACEAIGIARDRLLLDPGFGFGKSLAHNLQLFARMSELRPDDLPLLVGVSRKSMIGQVLDLPVDQRLYGSLALAALAVNAGACIIRAHDVAETVDVVRMVNAVAQAR, encoded by the coding sequence ATGAATGCCCCGCTAAAAAGCTCCCGTCTGCCTTGCGGCAGTCGGGAGCTTGATCTTTCCCGTGCCCATGTTATGGGTATTCTCAATGTCACCCCTGATTCCTTCTCCGACGGCGGGCGCTTCAATAGTCTTGATACTGCGCTACGTCATGTAGAGGGGATGTTGCAAGCGGGTGCAACTCTGATCGATGTGGGTGGGGAGTCAACGCGGCCAGGGGCGCTAGCCGTTTCCGGTGAGGAGGAGTTGCAGCGCGTGGTGCCGGTGGTGGAGGCGATTGCTGCGCGATTTGACGTTGTGATCTCGGTCGATACCAGTACGCCTGCAGTGATGACGCAAAGCGCGGCGGTAGGTGCTGGCATGATTAACGACGTGCGCTCCCTGGAGCGGGAGGGGGCGCTGCAGGCGGCTGCCGCGACGGGGCTTCCGGTTTGTCTCATGCATCGCCAAGGCGAGCCCGAAAATATGCAGGATGCACCGACCTATGCGAGTGTTTTGGATGAGGTCAACGCTTACCTGACTGCTCGCGTGACGGCTTGTGAGGCGATTGGTATTGCCCGTGATCGGTTGTTACTTGATCCTGGGTTTGGCTTTGGCAAGTCGCTAGCGCACAACCTCCAGTTGTTTGCGCGCATGAGTGAGCTGCGCCCGGATGACTTGCCGCTACTGGTCGGTGTGTCGCGCAAGAGTATGATCGGTCAGGTGCTGGACCTGCCGGTAGATCAGCGCTTATACGGTAGTTTGGCTCTAGCGGCGCTGGCCGTTAACGCTGGGGCCTGCATTATTCGAGCGCATGATGTGGCAGAAACGGTGGATGTGGTGCGCATGGTTAATGCGGTAGCGCAAGCGCGTTGA
- the glmM gene encoding phosphoglucosamine mutase, whose product MDKRYFGTDGIRGRVGSAPITPEFMLKLGWAVGMAFKHHGTCRVLIGKDTRISGYMFESALEAGLSAAGAHVQLLGPMPTPAIAYLTRTFMADAGIVISASHNPFYDNGIKFFSASGSKLPDSLELEIERLVEAPMSVVDSAALGKVTRVEDASGRYIEFCKSSVPTSTSFKGQSLVLDCAHGATYKVAPSVFRELGAQVSVIGVEPDGLNINAGVGSTDTRALRDAVLQRGAGLGIAFDGDGDRVLMVDHEGHEVDGDELLYIMAVDLHQRGLLKGGVVGTLMTNLGLELALKELDIPFVRAKVGDRYVMAELRERDWLLGGESSGHLVCLNHTSTGDGIIAALQVLKALQRSGQNLAEARQGMRKCPQKLINVRYTPGAVSPVDDPDVLAAVAATEARMGAAGRVLLRLSGTEPLVRVMVEGQDAAQVEQEATHLAEVVAKTFGE is encoded by the coding sequence ATGGATAAACGCTACTTTGGCACGGATGGCATTCGTGGTCGTGTCGGCAGTGCTCCGATTACCCCAGAGTTCATGTTGAAGCTTGGCTGGGCTGTGGGTATGGCGTTCAAGCACCACGGTACCTGCCGTGTGCTGATCGGTAAGGATACTCGTATCTCTGGTTACATGTTCGAATCCGCTTTGGAAGCCGGATTGTCAGCCGCGGGGGCGCACGTGCAGCTGCTCGGGCCCATGCCGACACCGGCCATTGCCTACCTCACCCGTACCTTTATGGCTGATGCGGGTATCGTGATCAGTGCTTCGCACAACCCGTTTTACGATAACGGTATCAAGTTCTTTTCTGCCTCAGGGAGCAAGCTGCCAGACAGTCTGGAGTTGGAAATTGAGCGCCTGGTCGAGGCGCCGATGAGCGTGGTTGATTCCGCGGCGCTGGGTAAGGTAACGCGGGTTGAAGACGCCTCCGGTCGCTATATTGAGTTTTGCAAGAGCAGTGTGCCGACGAGCACCAGTTTCAAGGGGCAGTCGTTGGTGCTCGATTGCGCGCATGGCGCCACCTACAAGGTGGCACCCAGCGTGTTTCGCGAGTTGGGCGCGCAGGTCAGCGTTATTGGTGTTGAGCCGGATGGGTTGAATATCAATGCGGGTGTGGGTTCCACTGATACCAGAGCGCTGCGTGACGCGGTGCTGCAGCGTGGCGCAGGCCTTGGCATCGCGTTTGATGGTGACGGCGATCGTGTGCTCATGGTGGATCACGAAGGTCATGAGGTCGATGGTGATGAGCTGCTCTACATTATGGCGGTAGATCTGCATCAGCGCGGTTTGCTCAAAGGGGGTGTGGTTGGAACGCTGATGACCAACCTAGGGCTGGAGCTGGCGCTCAAGGAGTTGGATATACCCTTTGTGCGGGCCAAGGTTGGCGACCGCTATGTGATGGCTGAATTGCGTGAGCGTGATTGGCTGTTGGGGGGAGAGTCATCGGGTCACCTGGTTTGTCTTAATCACACCTCAACCGGCGACGGCATCATTGCCGCCCTGCAGGTGCTCAAGGCATTGCAGCGCTCAGGCCAAAACCTTGCCGAAGCCCGCCAAGGCATGCGCAAGTGTCCGCAGAAACTCATTAACGTGCGCTATACGCCGGGTGCGGTGTCGCCTGTGGATGATCCTGACGTGCTGGCGGCGGTCGCGGCGACGGAGGCGCGTATGGGTGCGGCTGGGCGTGTGCTGTTACGCTTGTCGGGTACCGAGCCGTTGGTGCGGGTGATGGTTGAAGGACAGGATGCTGCGCAGGTTGAGCAGGAAGCGACGCATCTTGCTGAAGTCGTTGCTAAGACCTTCGGGGAATAA
- the tpiA gene encoding triose-phosphate isomerase yields MRRPLVAGNWKMHGSRQSVETLLEQLVSQDWPDQVELMVAPPALFIGQCNERLQSTPIRVAGQTCATQAEPGALTGEISPAQLRDAGCEFVLVGHSERRALFGETDEVVCKKFAAALACGLRPVLCVGETQAERDAGQTTTVVARQLQAVLDTFGVGGLAMGVVAYEPVWAIGTGLTATPEQAQEVHAMIRARLAMLDDEQARKVQIVYGGSVKADNAEALFAMPDIDGGLVGGASLNADEFGAIARAAGRV; encoded by the coding sequence ATGCGTCGTCCGCTAGTCGCCGGAAACTGGAAAATGCATGGTTCGCGGCAGTCGGTAGAAACGCTGCTGGAGCAACTTGTCTCGCAAGACTGGCCAGACCAGGTCGAGCTGATGGTTGCGCCGCCTGCGCTCTTTATTGGTCAGTGCAATGAGCGTTTGCAGTCGACGCCGATTCGCGTAGCAGGGCAGACCTGTGCTACTCAAGCTGAGCCGGGTGCCTTGACCGGCGAAATATCGCCAGCGCAGCTGCGCGATGCTGGGTGTGAATTTGTACTCGTGGGTCACTCCGAGCGCCGAGCGTTGTTCGGCGAGACCGACGAGGTGGTTTGTAAGAAGTTTGCCGCAGCTTTGGCTTGTGGTTTGCGTCCGGTGCTGTGTGTGGGTGAGACCCAGGCGGAACGCGATGCCGGGCAGACGACTACGGTCGTTGCTCGCCAATTGCAGGCGGTGCTCGACACCTTTGGTGTGGGCGGTCTGGCAATGGGTGTTGTGGCTTACGAGCCAGTTTGGGCTATTGGTACCGGGCTCACTGCTACGCCTGAGCAGGCGCAGGAAGTGCACGCCATGATTCGCGCTAGACTGGCCATGCTGGATGATGAGCAGGCGCGCAAGGTACAGATTGTATACGGCGGAAGCGTGAAGGCGGATAACGCCGAGGCGCTGTTTGCCATGCCGGATATCGATGGGGGGCTGGTAGGTGGTGCCTCTCTCAATGCAGATGAATTTGGCGCGATAGCACGTGCCGCGGGACGAGTGTAA
- the secG gene encoding preprotein translocase subunit SecG translates to MIETVIVVLHLLVAIGLVGLVLMQQGKGAETGASFGSGASGTVFGSQGSGTFLSRVTAILATTFFLTSLGLAYYASHKASAVQEAGLPDPALQIDQVAPAPVLSEDVPVIEEDVMAVPAGEDVPPTAE, encoded by the coding sequence ATGATTGAGACCGTAATTGTGGTGCTGCACCTGCTGGTAGCTATCGGCCTGGTTGGCCTGGTGCTGATGCAGCAGGGTAAGGGTGCCGAGACCGGTGCGTCCTTTGGTTCTGGTGCTTCGGGCACCGTGTTTGGTAGCCAGGGTTCCGGTACCTTCCTGAGTCGCGTAACTGCGATTTTGGCGACAACTTTCTTTCTGACCTCGCTGGGCCTGGCTTACTATGCCAGCCACAAGGCGAGCGCGGTGCAAGAGGCAGGCCTGCCTGATCCTGCGCTGCAGATCGACCAGGTTGCTCCGGCGCCTGTGCTGAGCGAAGACGTTCCGGTCATTGAAGAAGATGTTATGGCTGTGCCTGCTGGTGAAGATGTTCCGCCCACGGCGGAGTGA
- the rimP gene encoding ribosome maturation factor RimP gives MSGKVSELESLLVPIVEALGYNCWGIEYLSQGRHTLLRVYIDHPDGISVEACAAVSRQASAVLDVEDPISGDYTLEVSSPGMDRPLFRLEQYADHVGEQAKIRLRVPYEGRRNFQGVIRGIEGDDVILQVEGHEYLLPIDSIDKCNIIPRF, from the coding sequence GTGTCCGGCAAAGTATCTGAGTTGGAGAGCCTGCTGGTCCCGATTGTCGAGGCATTGGGCTATAACTGCTGGGGCATCGAATACCTGTCCCAGGGGCGACATACCCTGTTGCGGGTGTACATTGATCACCCGGACGGTATCAGTGTCGAGGCCTGCGCTGCGGTGAGTCGGCAGGCCAGTGCGGTACTGGACGTGGAGGATCCGATTTCCGGTGATTACACCCTGGAAGTCTCCTCACCCGGTATGGACCGCCCGCTGTTTCGGCTTGAACAGTACGCTGACCACGTTGGCGAACAAGCCAAGATAAGACTGCGCGTGCCCTATGAGGGGCGGCGCAATTTTCAGGGTGTGATTCGTGGAATTGAAGGTGATGACGTCATCCTGCAGGTAGAGGGTCACGAGTACCTGTTGCCGATCGACTCGATCGACAAGTGCAATATCATTCCGCGTTTTTGA
- the nusA gene encoding transcription termination factor NusA, with protein sequence MSKEVLLVVESVSNEKGVPPDVIFEALELALATATKKRYEDEVDVRVAINRHTGDYETFRRWTVVADENFEEPDMQLTLDQAQERDPALAIDDMIEEKIESVEFGRIAAQIAKQVIVQKVREAERAQVVDAYRDRLGDIISGTVKKVTRDSVIVDLGNNAEAVLPREEMIPRETFRTGTRIRALLKDIRTENRGPQLVLSRSCPEMIIELFRIEVPEISEELIEVMGAARDPGSRAKIAVRSKDKRIDPQGACIGMRGSRVQAVSGELCGERVDIVLWDDNLAQFVINAMAPAEVASIILDEDTHAIDLAVAEDNLAQAIGRNGQNVRLASQLTGWTLNVMTEDDIRAKQEAETGDILRNFVDELDVEEEVAQLLVEEGFTTLEEIAYVPMEEMLDIDGFDEDIVNELRARAKDRLLTKAIANEEKLEQAQPADDLLNMDGMDRALAFQLASKGILTMEDLAEQSVDDLLEIEGIDEARAGTLIMAARAPWFE encoded by the coding sequence ATGAGCAAAGAAGTGTTGCTGGTTGTGGAATCCGTTTCCAACGAGAAGGGCGTTCCGCCCGATGTGATCTTTGAAGCGCTGGAATTGGCATTGGCAACCGCCACCAAAAAGCGCTACGAAGATGAAGTGGATGTTCGCGTGGCGATCAATCGCCATACCGGCGACTACGAGACTTTCCGTCGCTGGACTGTCGTGGCCGACGAGAACTTTGAAGAGCCCGATATGCAACTGACCCTGGACCAGGCCCAGGAGCGCGACCCTGCCCTCGCTATCGACGATATGATCGAAGAGAAGATCGAGTCGGTTGAGTTCGGGCGTATTGCCGCGCAGATAGCCAAGCAGGTTATCGTGCAGAAGGTTCGCGAAGCCGAGCGTGCGCAAGTCGTTGACGCTTACCGCGACCGCTTGGGCGACATTATCAGCGGTACGGTCAAGAAAGTGACCCGTGACAGCGTGATTGTCGACCTGGGCAACAATGCCGAGGCGGTGTTGCCACGCGAAGAGATGATTCCGCGCGAGACTTTCCGCACCGGCACGCGTATTCGTGCTCTGCTTAAAGACATTCGCACCGAGAATCGCGGCCCGCAACTGGTGCTGTCGCGCAGCTGCCCGGAAATGATCATTGAGCTTTTCCGCATCGAAGTGCCGGAAATCTCCGAAGAACTGATCGAAGTCATGGGCGCAGCTCGTGATCCGGGCTCGCGCGCCAAGATTGCTGTGCGCTCCAAGGACAAGCGTATCGACCCGCAGGGTGCCTGTATCGGTATGCGCGGCTCGCGCGTGCAGGCGGTATCCGGTGAGCTGTGTGGCGAGCGTGTCGATATCGTGCTGTGGGACGACAACCTGGCGCAATTCGTGATCAACGCCATGGCGCCGGCGGAAGTGGCTTCCATCATTCTGGATGAAGACACCCACGCGATTGACCTGGCGGTAGCCGAAGACAACTTGGCGCAGGCGATTGGCCGTAACGGTCAGAACGTACGTCTGGCCAGCCAACTGACCGGCTGGACCTTGAACGTCATGACCGAAGACGACATCCGTGCCAAGCAGGAAGCCGAGACGGGTGACATCCTGCGTAACTTTGTCGACGAGCTGGATGTCGAGGAAGAAGTGGCACAGCTGCTGGTAGAAGAAGGTTTCACCACGCTCGAAGAAATCGCCTACGTGCCGATGGAAGAAATGCTCGACATCGACGGCTTTGACGAGGATATCGTCAATGAGCTGCGCGCACGGGCCAAGGATCGTCTGCTGACCAAGGCGATCGCCAATGAGGAAAAACTGGAACAAGCACAGCCTGCTGACGACCTGTTGAACATGGATGGAATGGACCGCGCACTGGCTTTCCAGCTGGCAAGCAAGGGCATCCTGACAATGGAAGACCTGGCTGAACAATCCGTCGACGACCTGCTCGAGATCGAAGGTATCGACGAAGCCCGCGCTGGCACCCTGATCATGGCTGCCCGTGCCCCCTGGTTTGAATAA
- the infB gene encoding translation initiation factor IF-2, which yields MAEVTVKELAQVVGTPVERLLQQMREAGLSQTTPEQAVSDDEKQTLLTFLKSAHGDSGSEPRKITLKRKTVSTLKVAGSKTVNVEVRKKRTYVKREPADLEAERQRELEELRAAEEARQKAAEAEAQRAAEEAAKKAAEQSAKAAEPVAAEEPAPAPVAAEPAAPIAPVVEPVPSPAEQHKKKEESRRKAREDEEERGRKRAGGHGKDKGRHAPRINDEDDASRRRGGGGKLKANKKRNQHGFEKPTGPLVREVVIGETITVAELAQKMSVKAAEVIKYMFKNGNMVTINQVLDQDTATILAEDMGHKVKQMKESALEDSLVESMAHEGEEMSRAPVVTVMGHVDHGKTSLLDYIRRAKVASGEAGGITQHIGAYHVETDRGMVTFLDTPGHAAFTAMRARGAKATDIVILVVAADDGVMPQTEEAVAHAKAAGVPVVVAVNKIDKEDADPDRIKNDLAARDVIPEEWGGDTMFVHVSAKVGTGVEELLEAVLLQAEVLELKAQPSAPGRGVVVESRLDKGRGPVATVLVQNGTLRQGDIVLAGVNYGRVRAMLDENGKTIKEAGPSIPVEILGLDGTPDAGDELTVVADEKKAREIALFRQGKFREIKLARQQSAKLENMFENMGQDEKKTLNVVLKADVRGSLEALQASLTELGNDEVQVKIVSGGVGGITETDANLALASNAVVFGFNVRADAAARKIIENEGLDLRYYSVIYEIIDDVKKALGGMLGSDVREQILGVAEVRDVFRSPKFGAIAGCMVIEGTVYRNRPIRVLREDVVIYEGELESLRRFKDDVAEVRNGMECGIGVKNYNDVRSGDRIEVFERVQVQRSL from the coding sequence ATGGCGGAAGTGACGGTCAAAGAATTGGCTCAGGTAGTAGGTACACCCGTGGAGCGCCTGTTACAGCAGATGCGCGAAGCCGGGCTGTCTCAGACTACCCCGGAGCAGGCAGTGAGTGACGATGAAAAGCAGACTCTGTTGACGTTCCTCAAGAGCGCCCACGGTGACTCCGGCTCCGAGCCGCGCAAGATCACACTCAAGCGCAAGACGGTCAGCACCCTGAAGGTAGCGGGTAGCAAGACAGTCAATGTTGAAGTGCGCAAGAAGCGCACTTACGTCAAGCGTGAGCCGGCCGATCTGGAAGCTGAACGCCAGCGCGAGCTGGAAGAGCTGCGCGCCGCTGAGGAAGCACGCCAGAAGGCGGCTGAAGCGGAAGCACAGCGCGCCGCGGAAGAGGCTGCGAAGAAGGCTGCCGAGCAAAGCGCCAAGGCCGCGGAGCCCGTGGCCGCTGAAGAGCCTGCGCCGGCACCTGTTGCCGCGGAGCCCGCAGCGCCGATTGCGCCGGTGGTTGAGCCGGTTCCTTCACCGGCTGAGCAGCACAAGAAGAAAGAAGAGAGCCGTCGCAAGGCTCGCGAAGACGAAGAAGAACGTGGCCGCAAGCGCGCTGGCGGACACGGCAAGGATAAGGGGCGTCACGCGCCGCGTATCAACGACGAAGATGATGCCTCTCGTCGCCGCGGCGGCGGTGGCAAACTCAAGGCGAACAAGAAACGCAACCAGCACGGCTTCGAGAAGCCGACAGGACCGCTTGTGCGAGAAGTTGTAATTGGCGAGACCATCACCGTGGCCGAACTGGCCCAGAAGATGTCGGTGAAGGCTGCCGAGGTCATCAAGTACATGTTCAAGAACGGCAACATGGTGACCATCAATCAGGTGCTTGATCAGGATACGGCTACCATCCTCGCCGAGGATATGGGTCACAAGGTCAAGCAGATGAAGGAAAGCGCGCTGGAGGACAGTCTGGTCGAGTCCATGGCGCATGAAGGCGAAGAAATGAGCCGGGCACCCGTGGTTACCGTGATGGGTCACGTTGACCATGGTAAGACATCGCTGCTCGATTATATTCGCCGCGCCAAGGTGGCATCCGGTGAGGCTGGTGGTATTACCCAGCACATCGGCGCCTACCACGTGGAAACCGATCGCGGCATGGTGACCTTCCTGGATACCCCCGGTCACGCGGCGTTTACAGCCATGCGTGCCCGTGGTGCCAAGGCCACCGATATCGTGATTCTGGTTGTTGCTGCTGACGACGGTGTTATGCCGCAGACCGAAGAGGCCGTGGCGCATGCCAAGGCAGCAGGTGTGCCGGTCGTGGTGGCGGTGAACAAGATCGACAAGGAAGACGCTGATCCAGATCGCATCAAGAACGACCTGGCAGCCCGTGATGTCATCCCTGAAGAGTGGGGTGGCGACACCATGTTCGTACACGTATCGGCCAAGGTCGGTACCGGTGTTGAAGAGCTGCTCGAAGCCGTGTTGCTGCAAGCCGAGGTCCTGGAGTTGAAAGCTCAGCCTTCTGCACCGGGTCGTGGTGTGGTGGTTGAATCGCGCCTCGACAAGGGGCGTGGCCCGGTTGCTACCGTACTGGTACAAAACGGCACTCTGCGTCAGGGCGATATCGTCCTCGCCGGCGTCAACTATGGTCGCGTACGCGCCATGCTCGACGAGAACGGCAAGACCATCAAGGAAGCCGGTCCGTCGATTCCGGTCGAGATTCTGGGTTTGGACGGTACCCCGGATGCGGGTGACGAGCTGACCGTGGTGGCCGACGAGAAGAAAGCGCGTGAAATCGCTTTGTTCCGTCAGGGCAAGTTCCGCGAGATCAAGCTGGCGCGTCAGCAGTCGGCCAAGCTGGAAAACATGTTCGAGAACATGGGCCAGGACGAGAAGAAGACCCTCAACGTGGTCCTCAAGGCCGACGTGCGTGGTTCGCTGGAAGCGCTGCAGGCGTCGCTCACCGAACTGGGCAACGACGAAGTGCAGGTCAAGATCGTCTCCGGCGGCGTGGGTGGCATCACCGAAACCGACGCCAACCTGGCGCTGGCTTCGAACGCAGTGGTCTTTGGCTTCAACGTGCGTGCCGATGCGGCTGCGCGCAAGATCATCGAGAACGAAGGTCTGGATCTGCGCTATTACAGCGTGATCTACGAGATCATCGATGACGTCAAGAAAGCCCTGGGCGGTATGCTGGGCAGCGACGTACGTGAGCAGATACTGGGTGTGGCCGAAGTGCGTGACGTGTTCCGTTCACCGAAGTTCGGCGCTATCGCCGGCTGTATGGTGATCGAGGGTACCGTGTACCGTAACCGTCCGATCCGGGTACTGCGAGAAGACGTCGTGATCTACGAAGGCGAGCTGGAATCCCTGCGCCGCTTCAAGGACGATGTTGCCGAAGTCCGCAACGGTATGGAATGTGGTATCGGCGTGAAGAACTACAATGACGTACGCAGCGGCGACCGCATCGAAGTGTTCGAGCGTGTACAGGTTCAGCGTAGTCTGTAA
- the rbfA gene encoding 30S ribosome-binding factor RbfA: protein MAKEYSRTQRVADQMQRELALLIQREVRDPRLGMVTVTAVEVSRDLSHAKVFVTLMNKDSAEDIALNLEILKDSAGYLRMLLGRSMKLRSVPSLHFHYDESVRRGAHLSSLIERAVAEDSQHSDDKED from the coding sequence ATGGCAAAAGAATACAGTCGTACTCAGCGGGTCGCCGATCAGATGCAGCGTGAACTGGCGCTGCTGATTCAGCGTGAAGTGCGTGATCCGCGTCTGGGCATGGTAACGGTGACAGCAGTAGAGGTCAGCCGTGACCTGTCCCATGCCAAGGTGTTCGTCACTCTGATGAACAAGGACAGCGCGGAAGACATTGCGTTGAACCTGGAGATTCTCAAGGATTCGGCAGGTTACCTGCGCATGTTGCTGGGCCGCTCGATGAAGCTGCGCAGCGTGCCTTCACTGCACTTTCACTACGATGAAAGCGTGCGCCGCGGTGCGCACCTGTCTTCCCTGATCGAGCGGGCCGTGGCGGAAGATAGCCAGCACTCCGACGATAAAGAGGACTGA